One window from the genome of Lathamus discolor isolate bLatDis1 chromosome 24, bLatDis1.hap1, whole genome shotgun sequence encodes:
- the DCST2 gene encoding DC-STAMP domain-containing protein 2 — translation MGLVSWLRRRGQSPALQPQQTQQLQEPSRVREVARSACGFVLGIALASLYGALVLLAQGHNIWYCLITTISLGALLGLGMAFSAKARVTVLLSLPQIFTQEGKMLMLLLALTMAMQGPCTNVLHNFSRAAESLSCGAELALNQTAERLQRAQEPLINFLSKIKEIAQEAKAVSDRVRKFFRSIMDAVNHIARALRNVWLWLASVGRVCNKELGSPYYRCLRVFEEAKDNCERAIPFLFFLCYIITAFKPLCGLANIALVFCIIPQYIQNFIQSNVAAPLNDALDRVRREFEFNISAMHEFDISFNASKSLGEVALDIMEGVSQSLEPTRQVLGLFLNVSFLAILYMYFKALRYRHRYLQDETFDNIYITWRFRELDQLRAEQGKPTVLPLTARECGLYISPAGLWLSRKEHRRYGLQLVGFLRHVLLGFCVILADYSLFWLLDLIRHQLQGEIVARAPAVVGVSVNGSGYTSEIYRDLVSAFGVLQQGNISVVSQRCLIQPVEPDYSTYVLMGILYGICLFISIFGNYVARLRRLVCATYYPSREQERTAFLHSTILAQRAGLARALFRAATLRTADAGKGNLFLILTAKVPCFARLARLLGIQQKRCLACGVTKQPDFIPCITNGCKGLYCRDCHQTLNNICTICMGPLTYPDTEDKEIDSSDEETVGLWLGAVRARRGQEQGRLLRQRIRELARGLGGCRRLPPHLAARLRAQLKEEASGESDGDSSGVESESSAVSSLDFGYQDRPESSGSELEEVVALRPPRGADGAR, via the exons ATGGGGCTGGTCTCGTGGCTGCGGCGGAGGGGCCagagcccggcactgcagccccagcagacacagcagctgcaggagccaAGCAGGGTGCGGGAAGTGGCCCGCAGCGCTTGTGGCTTTGTGCTTGGCATAGCCCTGGCCAGCCTCTACggggctctggtgctgctggcacagggcCACAACATCTGGTACTGCCTGATCACCACCATCAGCCTGGGCgccctgctggggctgggcatgGCCTTCTCTGCCAAGGCGCGCGTCACGGTGCTGCTGTCACTGCCCCAGATCTTCACCC AGGAGGGGaagatgctgatgctgctgctggcgcTGACCATGGCCATGCAGGGCCCCTGCACCAACGTCCTGCACAACTTCTCCCGCGCCGCCGAGTCGCTGTCGTGTGGGGCCGAGCTCGCCCTCAATCAGACGGCTGAGAGGCTGCAGCGCGCCCAGGAGCCGCTGATCA ACTTTCTGTCCAAGATCAAGGAGATCGCACAGGAAGCCAAGGCAGTCAGTGACCGCGTCCGCAAGTTCTTTCGCTCCATTATGGATGCCGTCAACCACATCG CTCGAGCCCTGCGCAATGTGTGGCTGTGGTTAGCGAGCGTCGGCCGGGTGTGCAACAAGGAGCTGGGCTCACCCTACTACCGCTGCCTGAGAGTCTTTGAGGAGGCCAAGGACAACTGCGAGCGCGCcatccccttccttttcttcctctgctacATCATCACTGCCTTCAAGCCCCTCTGCGGGCTGGCCAACA TTGCCCTCGTCTTCTGCATCATCCCGCAGTACATCCAGAACTTCATCCAGAGCAACGTTGCTGCCC CCCTCAACGACGCTCTGGACCGTGTCCGCCGGGAGTTTGAGTTCAACATCTCGGCCATGCACGAGTTTGACATCAGCTTCAACGCCAGCAAGAGCCTGGGGGAGGTGGCCCTGGACATCATGGAGGGTGTGAGCCAGAGCCTGGAGCCCACCCGCCAGGTTCTGGGGCTCTTCCTGAACGTCTCCTTCCTTGCTATCCTCTACATGTACTTCAA GGCACTGCGGTACCGGCACCGGTACCTGCAGGACGAGACCTTCGATAACATCTACATCACGTGGCGCTTCAGGGAGCTGGACCAGCtgagggcagagcagggcaaaCCCACGGTGCTGCCTCTGACAGCGCGGGAGTGTGGCCTCTACATCTCCCCAG CTGGGCTGTGGCTGTCGCGGAAGGAGCATCGCCGGTACGGGCTGCAGCTCGTGGGGTTCCTGCGCCACGTCCTGCTGGGCTTCTGCGTCATCCTGGCTGACTACAGCCTCTTCTGGCTGCTCGACCTCATCCGGCACCAGCTGCAGGGGGAGATCGTTGCCAGGG CGCCGGCGGTGGTGGGTGTCAGCGTCAATGGGTCAGGCTACACCAGTGAGATCTACCGGGACTTGGTATCTGCCTTCggtgtgctgcagcagggcaacaTCTCGGTGGTGTCCCAGCGCTGCCTCATCCAGCCTGTGGAGCCCGACTACAGCACCTACGTCCTCATGG gAATCCTGTACGGCATCTGCCTCTTCATCTCCATCTTCGGCAACTACGTGGCACGGCTGCGGCGGCTGGTATGTGCCACCTATTACCCGAGCCGTGAGCAG GAGCGCACGGCGTTCCTGCACAGCACCATCCTGGCACAGCGGGCAGGGCTGGCACGAGCCCTGTTCCGAGCCGCCACGCTGCGCACGGCCGACGCCGGGAAAGGGAATCTGTTCCTCATCCTCACTGCCAA GGTGCCCTGCTTTGCCCGCCTGGCTCGGCTCTTGGGCATCCAGCAGAAGCGCTGCCTGGCCTGCGGGGTGACGAAGCAGCCCGATTTCATCCCCTGCATCACAAACGGGTGCAAAG GGCTGTACTGCAGAGACTGCCACCAAACCCTGAACAACATCTGCACCATCTGCATGGGCCCCCTGACCTACCCGGACACTGAGGACAAGGAGAT AGACTCCAGCGATGAGGAGACGGTGGGGCTGTGGCTGGGCGCCGTGCGGGCGCGGCGGGGCCAGGAGCAGGGGCGGCTGCTGCGCCAGCGCATCAGGGAGCTGGCGAGGGGCTTGGGGGGCTGCCGGCGGCTGCCCCCCCACCTGGCAGCGCGGCTGCGAGCCCAGCTGAAGGAGGAGGCGAGCGGGGAGAGCGACGGGGACAGCAGTGGGGTGGAAAGCGAGAGCAGCGCCGTGTCCAG cctggaCTTTGGCTACCAGGACCGGCCTGAGAGCAGCGGCAGCGAACTGGAGGAGGTGGTGGCCCTGCGGCCGCCCCGCGGCGCGGACGGGGCTCGGTGA